The genomic interval AGTATACCCAGTAACCGTTTCTTTTGGTTTTCTGTGGTCTCACTTGTACTGTTTATCGGTGGTATTGCGGGACAGGCAGCCCTGCCGTTTGGTCTGGACCAGTTGGAGATGGGGTTTGTGGCTCTGTTTTTCGCCGGGTTTGTTTTACTGGCCTACCGCAGCGAAGTTGACAAATTCTATTCAGCAGTTGACTGGGACCTGCTGGCATTCTTCGCATCTCTGTTTGTGGTCATTCATGTCATGGAACATGCGCAGGTTCTGGCCTGTATCGGTCGGGGTATCGCCGGAATGTTGTCGCTGCCTTGGCCGGGAGATTCAGTTGTTCTCCTGTCGAGCGCCGCGGCTGCCAGTTCCGTGACTGACAATATTCCACTGGCGGCGATGCTCGCTCAGATCCTTAACACGATGAATACCGCGTCCGATTCACCGTACTGGTGGTGCGTGATTTTCGGGGCAAACCTGGGTGGTAACATCACGCCGATCGGAAGTGCGTCGACCGTGGTGGCTATGACGATTATTCATCGTCAGCGGCTCAAACTGACGTTCGGCGGGTTTGTCAGTACTGCGCTTCCGTTTGCATTGATTCAAATCATTCTTGCCGCAGTCTACGTTCTGATTGCTGTTTGAAACAGACCACTGATTCCTGGCGTGTTCTGTACAGTTGATTCTGCCGATCAGTTGTTTCCTGCGGTCTGCCAGGTGTGCCAACTTGGGAATTGGTCCGAGTTTTGTGAGATCTCGGAAATTCGATGGTACAATACGACAGATATTTCTGACATTGTATCAGCATCTCCGCCAGGTTGAACGACGGGAAGAATTGTGGATTCGGAACGAATTTCAGAACGCGGTCGACGTCGTCGAAAAGTCTTTGCGGTGTTTCCCACGTTGCTGACGCTGGGTAATGCTGTGTGTGGATTTGGTGCGATTATGATTCTGGCACGCGTTGGCCCAACGATTTCAGCGGACGTTCTGAAAATGATTGAGCCCGCAGACACGCAAAGTTTCGTGAAAGAACAAGTAGGGATCTTTGCAGAGCAAATGGTGTTGGCTTCATGGCTGATCTTTCTGGCGATGCTGTTTGATGCACTTGACGGCAGTGCTGCCCGGCTCACCAATCAGACAAGTGAATTTGGCGCTCAGCTAGACAGTCTGTGTGATGTGGTCAGTTTTGGTGTGGCGCCGGCGTTTCTTATGCTCAAATTGACCCATCCCAACAACCAACTGATGCCATCCGTGGCAGTACCACAGTTTCAGTTTGAATTCTGGCCCAGATTCCTTTCCGCGTTTGCCACGCTGTTCGTACTGTGTGCCGTCATGCGTCTGGCACGATTCAACACAGAAACTGACGAGGAAGATTTGCATGAGGGGTTCAGTGGTCTGCCTTCGCCCGCCGCGGCAGGAGTCATCGCCTCAATGCCCATTGGAATTAAGGGACTGAACGATCTTTTGGCTGAAGACGTCTCGCGATGGTCAGCGTTTGTCAGTGGTTATGTTCTGCCCGCACTGGCTGTTCTGCTGCCCTTTATAACGTTGGGGACGGCCTTGCTGATGGTTAGTCGAATCCGCTATCCACATCTCTTCAATCAGCTGGTGCGAGGAAGTCAGGGCCGTCGTCAAATCGTAACAATTGTTGTTCTTGCAGTTCTGGTCTTTACTGTTCACGAAGTCGCCATTCCCATTTTGTTCTGCTGGTTTGCGTTTACAGCTCCGGCCAGGGCTCTCTGGATTCGCTATCTTCGACAGTGGCTTCCAGGTCGTCTGAGTTCCGGTCAGGTGATGAACTGATCGGTCTGTCTGACCTTCTCATGCCTTATCGGAGGGTTGATGATGTTGTTTAGTCAGCCCAATATCGCAGTTCTTTTAAGATTCTGATAGTGTCGGCGAACAGCCTCTGTACCGTTCACGATTGCTGTTTGGAGACAACCGGATGAAACGATGCCTGTGGCTTACTCTGCTGTTCTGCCTCCTGGTTTCTGTTGTTGTCGCGCAGGATCGTTCTGCCAGGCCTGAATCCACGGTTGACAGGAATCATGAAACAAGTGTCGGGGATAACGCGGTTTCGGCTGCGGATGTGTCAGATATGACAGACGTTGTGACCCCGGAACAACAGGGAACAGAGTCCGCCTTCGAAATTTTGAGCGAGGCTAAAGATCGTGTGGATGAACTGGCCGGAACACTGGACAGAAACCAAACAGTGCAGGATGTGTCGACACAGATTCTCCGTCCGATTGCTCTGACAGCCAAACTGCTTGCGTTTCCCGAATTTTACTGGCTGGCATTTGCGCTCATGGTTTCCGGGGTTGTTAACTATGTCTTCCAGCTGGTACCTGGAAAACTTGTTGTTCTGTCCCAGGGAAGTATGAACCTTCGGGAGATTATCTCAGATTCTGCCGGTCTGGTGATCAGTGCCGTTGGACTGATACTGACGACTCAGGCAGCAACAGAGAACTCTGCTTTTTCTCAGAGTCCTGCAGGTGTCGTGTCGGCGACTGTTGCTGGTTGTATTGCCGGGTTGGTTCTTTATCGATGGAATCAGGCTGAAGAAGTGCATGCCGCTCGCGGACGTCGTCGGAAGACGCGAAAGGGCATATGATCACACTGATGATAATAAGTCGTCAGCTGCAGAGGGACTCACTCAGTGAATGGCGCAAATTTGCATGCTGATTCCGGCCCGCAAACAGTACTCGGCGTTTGACCGTTTGCGAACGGCTTCGGCACGGTCGGCGCAGAAGAGACAAATCAGGTGGATGAATATGGTGGTCAGTCTTACCTGCTAAACCTGATTGAAGAAGAATATCGCTGACCGGAGAACCGGTCAGCAGATGAATCGAGGTGAGATTCTGTAGTGTCAGTGACCATATCGGAAATAGTTCATGAAATCTGTGTCCGTCTGCTTTGAGAATCTGCCACTTTTCCGGAAGACAGTGTGAGTCGACGAGTTTTCGGCAGGTGTTTTATGGTGCCGAGAATATCTTGACCCGTCCTGATGGCGACCAGTTCTCATACAGGTTTTTCCGGACTAACTTTGACAGGAACCCCCTTGAAGCCGGGTGTCTTTGACAGAGGGTCCACTGCATGCGGGACGAGTGTATTGGCCTCCGGATAATACATGAGTACGTTGCCTGCCCGTACGTCATATTCACGAACATGACAGTAACGGATCTCTCCCGCAGAACTGGCGACTCGCACCTGCTGGTTGTTTTCCAGGCCGCGTGCATTCATGTCGTCTTGATTCATGAGCACAACATCACGTCTCTCCTGGCCTCGGTAGAGATCTTCTTCCTCGTAGACAACACTGTTGAACTGACCTTCCGAACGCACTGTCATCAGTCTTAGCTCGTTGTCCTGACATCGTGGTTCGGGCAGCGGCACCGAATTAAACGATGCTCTGCCCGATTCTGTGGAGAATTTGTAGTCCACCGGTGTGCGACCTCTAACGTGGAATTCCTGCTTCGACTCATCGATTCCCCGCATTTCTTCATAGCCGGGCACCAGTTCCCCGATCAGTTCTCTGATGGCTGCGTGACTTTTCAGAGTTTCGAAATCCACCTTACTGTTGTGTCCGAATACTTTGTGTGCGATCTCTGCAAGGATCGACACTTCACTGCGTGGACCCTGAAAACGTGCGGGGCCACCGTCACTCAGACGTACATAGCTGAACATTGATTCCTGAGTGGTCGGTTGAGATTCTTCGTCACGTGGAAGCACCGGGAGAATCATTGTTTGCTTCCCCAGCCCCCAGGCATGACCTGTATTGAGCGTCGTCGACAGGTAGCACACGGTGCCGATCGAATTCAAGGCTCCTGCGGCGTACTGCAGATCCGGGTTGCTGGCGTACAGGTTTCCGCCAAGACACAGCGAAAAATCCATTTCCCCGGCATGTGCAGCCTGCATGCACCGCATTGTGTCGTAGCCGGGTGACTTCGGCACAGTGATCCCGAGTTTTGTTTCGAGGTTTTCCAGCATCGATTGTTTCAGCGCAGGAGTGACTCCCACCGAGCCCAGTCCCTGCACATTACTGTGACCGCGTATGGGCATCATCCCGGCGTCGCGTCGTCCGATCATTCCTCGCAGTAGTGCGGTATTTGCGATCATCTGCACATTGTTGGTACCGTGCAGATGATGAGTGATTCCCATGCACCAGCCGAAGACAACATTCTTTGCCGCAAGGTACTGATCCGTGAACTCGCGAATCTGTACCTGACTCAAACCGCTCAACCGTTCGATATCTTCCCAGGCGAGAGATTCTATCGATCGCCGAAATTCATCGAATCCAAGCGTGTGGCGATCGATGAACTGCTGATCCTCTGCCCCGCGTTCCAAAATCTCACGGCAGACGCCGGACAGCATGGCCAGATCACCGCCAATATGGGGCTGTACGTACGAACTGGCGATGGGTGAACCAAATATCAGGCTGCGGACGTCACTGGGAACCCGGAAATTCCGCAGGCCCAATTCCTTCACCGGATTGACCACAATCACATTGCCGCCACGACGGCGGATTTCCATCAATGACCGCATGAGTCGCGGATGATTGGATGACGGATTAGCTCCGATGAGTATGTACAGGTCAACGTTTTTGAGGTCTTCGAGACGAATCGTGCCGGTGCCGGAACCGATACTGCTGGTCAGTCCAACTCCGCTGGCCTGGTGACAGTAATAGGAACAGTTGTTGACATAATTAGTCCCAAACTGCCTGGCGATCAGTTGCAGTAAAAATCCGGCTTCATTGCTGGAACGGCCACTGGCGTAAAAGAAACTTCGTTTCGGACCGGCAGCAGCCATACGATCAGCAAGTCGCTGCAGAACTTCGGCCCATTCAATGGGTCGATAATGAGTTGCCCCCTCTTCCAGGATGACTGGTCGAACGATTCGTCCACAAAACTCCAGTTGTCGCGATGTCATCGCCTGAAGCTGATTGACACTGTACCGGCTCCAGAAATGATCAGGGATGGCTCCCTGCATATCGGACGCCACTGCCTGCACCGATTTCTTGCACACTTCCGGAAAATATCCGCCCTCGTTGACCATGCCGCCGAGCTGGCCGCCCATACCGACAGCGCAGGTCTTACAGGCATTTTTCGACCGCAGAGCCTTCCACATCTTCCACCAGCCGACTCGGCCGGCCAGTTGCATTGTGTAGCCGATTGCCTTCCATCCGCCACCGCTGGAGGGTTGTTTCACAGCCATTGCGTCGTTTCCGGGGCTGCTGTGGAATTCGTTTGTGACCGCAGCACGGTAACCGTCATCGGGAAACGTTCCCGATGAAATTGTCCCGGACAGTCAGGTAACAGGGAAGGCAGGATGTAACGGTCAGAGATGCGGCATCTACCAAACGCTGCCATCGTCATTTCCGACAGGTTCTCGCCTGTCACCCGTGTCAGAGAACCGCCAGCTTTTCAATCAGTTCAACAGTACGGCACGAATAGCCGTATTCGTTATCGTACCAGCCCAGTACCTTGACCATGTTACCTGCCATCACAGTGGTAAAGCCCGAGTCAAAAATACAGCTGTGGGTATTGCCAATGATGTCGCTGGAGACGAGTGGATCTTCTGAATATTCCAGGATCCCACTGAGGCCATCTTCGGCAGCAGCTTTGACGGCATCGTTGATCTCTTTCGCTGTTGTGTCTTTTCCAACGATTGCGGTGAGGTCCGTTACGCTGCCTGTCACAACAGGAACTCGCAGTGACATTCCCGTTAATTTGCCATCTACCACAGGAAAGACTTTGCCAACAGCTTTTGCGGCGCCAGTTGACGTGGGAATAATATTGACGGCAGCCGCCCGCGATCGACGGGGATCGGAGTGCAGTTGATCTGCCACTTTTTGGTCATTTGTATAAGCGTGGCATGTTGTAATCAGACCGTGCTGAACGCCGCCAAAATTCTCATGAAGGACTTTGACCATGGGAGCCAGACTGTTGGTCGTGCAGCTCGCATTTGAGATGCACCTGTGATCGGCCGTTAGTTGATCGTCGTTGACACCACAGACAACGGTGAGATCTTCTCCTTTGGCCGGAGCAGAGATGACGACCTTACCCGCACCTGCGCTGATGTGTGAATCAAATCCCGGCCTGCCTTCCGCCGCCCGGCTGGTGAAGAATCCGGTCGACTCCAGAGCAATATCAACGCCCAGATCTTTCCACGGCAGATTTCCAGGATCTCGTTCTGCGCAGATTCTGATGGTGCTGCCGTTCACAACCAGGTCATCCCCGCTGACGTGAACATCGCCATCGAAACGTCCCTGAGCACTGTCATACTTAAACAGATTAGCCAGTGCTGCGGTTGCACCAAGGTCATTGATTGCCACCACTTCGATATCAGCCTGCCGTTTGTCACACTTCTGCCGAGCGATCAGGGCACGAAGTGTAATACGACCAATACGGCCAAAGCCGTTGATGCCAACTTTAACTGACGGACGTGACATAACAAATCTCTCTTCGAACTTGACTTACTCAATTACCGGTAACCGTACAGACAGCAGGTGTGAAGGCCCCCGCACGAACTCATGGCTGAGAGTGATGATTGATCCAAAATTTCGGAGTTTGGACGATTATTCCATGCACACACAGGTCATCTGAGGAATTCCCACAGTCCCTGGTTTCCCGGCCACCAACCGATCGTAACGCCGAGATCAGGCTTTGCAAGGTGGGTGGAACAGCGTCCGGCAGTTGCCTGGATTCGGGTCTCCGGTTGTACATTGGGGAAAATTCGGATTCTCGTGAATGACCATGTGATCAAGCAGGGTTCCGGGGAATCAAAGTCAGACTTTCTGCTGAGACACACTGCGAACACACCTATCCTTCAGCAGCAGAAGCGACTGATACGTCGGCCACTTTCCTGGTAAATTTCCTTGAAACTGCAAGGATCAGTTTCTCCGCCAGTCGGGGAAATAACTGCTTCAGCACCAGCACAGGCCGCACAGGAGGCCAGTTTACGATGAGTTCCGGCGGTCTTGACCGGATCCCTTTTATGACCGCACTTGCCACGGCATCGGTTGTGGTACATCCGACAGCAGCCGATGTGCCGCGG from Fuerstiella sp. carries:
- a CDS encoding phosphatidylcholine/phosphatidylserine synthase; the encoded protein is MDSERISERGRRRRKVFAVFPTLLTLGNAVCGFGAIMILARVGPTISADVLKMIEPADTQSFVKEQVGIFAEQMVLASWLIFLAMLFDALDGSAARLTNQTSEFGAQLDSLCDVVSFGVAPAFLMLKLTHPNNQLMPSVAVPQFQFEFWPRFLSAFATLFVLCAVMRLARFNTETDEEDLHEGFSGLPSPAAAGVIASMPIGIKGLNDLLAEDVSRWSAFVSGYVLPALAVLLPFITLGTALLMVSRIRYPHLFNQLVRGSQGRRQIVTIVVLAVLVFTVHEVAIPILFCWFAFTAPARALWIRYLRQWLPGRLSSGQVMN
- a CDS encoding FdhF/YdeP family oxidoreductase, with translation MAVKQPSSGGGWKAIGYTMQLAGRVGWWKMWKALRSKNACKTCAVGMGGQLGGMVNEGGYFPEVCKKSVQAVASDMQGAIPDHFWSRYSVNQLQAMTSRQLEFCGRIVRPVILEEGATHYRPIEWAEVLQRLADRMAAAGPKRSFFYASGRSSNEAGFLLQLIARQFGTNYVNNCSYYCHQASGVGLTSSIGSGTGTIRLEDLKNVDLYILIGANPSSNHPRLMRSLMEIRRRGGNVIVVNPVKELGLRNFRVPSDVRSLIFGSPIASSYVQPHIGGDLAMLSGVCREILERGAEDQQFIDRHTLGFDEFRRSIESLAWEDIERLSGLSQVQIREFTDQYLAAKNVVFGWCMGITHHLHGTNNVQMIANTALLRGMIGRRDAGMMPIRGHSNVQGLGSVGVTPALKQSMLENLETKLGITVPKSPGYDTMRCMQAAHAGEMDFSLCLGGNLYASNPDLQYAAGALNSIGTVCYLSTTLNTGHAWGLGKQTMILPVLPRDEESQPTTQESMFSYVRLSDGGPARFQGPRSEVSILAEIAHKVFGHNSKVDFETLKSHAAIRELIGELVPGYEEMRGIDESKQEFHVRGRTPVDYKFSTESGRASFNSVPLPEPRCQDNELRLMTVRSEGQFNSVVYEEEDLYRGQERRDVVLMNQDDMNARGLENNQQVRVASSAGEIRYCHVREYDVRAGNVLMYYPEANTLVPHAVDPLSKTPGFKGVPVKVSPEKPV
- the gap gene encoding type I glyceraldehyde-3-phosphate dehydrogenase produces the protein MSRPSVKVGINGFGRIGRITLRALIARQKCDKRQADIEVVAINDLGATAALANLFKYDSAQGRFDGDVHVSGDDLVVNGSTIRICAERDPGNLPWKDLGVDIALESTGFFTSRAAEGRPGFDSHISAGAGKVVISAPAKGEDLTVVCGVNDDQLTADHRCISNASCTTNSLAPMVKVLHENFGGVQHGLITTCHAYTNDQKVADQLHSDPRRSRAAAVNIIPTSTGAAKAVGKVFPVVDGKLTGMSLRVPVVTGSVTDLTAIVGKDTTAKEINDAVKAAAEDGLSGILEYSEDPLVSSDIIGNTHSCIFDSGFTTVMAGNMVKVLGWYDNEYGYSCRTVELIEKLAVL